From a single Brassica napus cultivar Da-Ae chromosome C9, Da-Ae, whole genome shotgun sequence genomic region:
- the LOC106426177 gene encoding BTB/POZ domain-containing protein At5g17580-like → MKEEHSTDNLLGKASSFLETRVLPSWNETVNALRSGDKSLDKLADFELVDLFFDSLIEKASYDPRLLGEPIKNREETTSEYRPNPRRRLFDNDWKSEDLITLPLRFYEPLMIRATESRSIPVEYIVSSVCNYTKKWVLDEEDSVSGKKREVVEAVERLLPHKRGLISCEFLFKTLKHSISLEASSECRNGFGIRVSKQLDMATPTDLKILTQGYGEKDIQLVRTVVTSFYSNYTNEEEDSEDVSVFVKVAKLLEEFLLLAASEDTSLKLEAFVALGEITAAISLGVLRYSDGIYRAVDVFLERRGYLTESEKMEACKVLDCKKLSRQGCEEAAKNQRLPLRVVVQILFVPQLQIRDTVAKEIKGGEEKVEEEEVTVWSDEDEMEKMSEKLLGMEIQDHECVIHRWKKAKKVSVWSQVKRKFGCLTTSSSDDACTCDAKNNNKKKKIHHLYK, encoded by the coding sequence ATGAAAGAAGAACACAGCACTGATAACTTGCTGGGAAAGGCATCTAGTTTCTTAGAAACACGAGTTCTACCCAGCTGGAACGAGACCGTAAACGCTCTTCGTTCAGGGGACAAGAGTCTCGACAAGCTAGCGGATTTCGAACTCGTGGATCTCTTCTTCGATTCCCTTATCGAAAAAGCTTCCTACGATCCAAGACTCCTCGGCGAACCGATCAAGAACAGAGAGGAAACAACAAGTGAGTATAGACCTAACCCTAGGAGAAGACTGTTTGATAACGACTGGAAGTCTGAAGATTTGATCACTCTCCCGCTTCGGTTTTACGAGCCTTTGATGATCCGAGCTACGGAATCACGCAGCATTCCTGTTGAATACATCGTTTCATCGGTATGTAACTATACGAAGAAATGGGTTTTGGACGAGGAAGATAGCGTGTCAGGCAAGAAAAGAGAAGTTGTCGAAGCGGTTGAGAGGCTTTTGCCTCACAAGAGAGGGCTCATCTCTTGCGAGTTCTTGTTCAAGACGCTAAAACATTCTATCTCGTTAGAAGCTAGCTCTGAATGTCGAAATGGGTTTGGGATCAGAGTCAGCAAACAGCTCGACATGGCTACACCAACGGATCTCAAGATTCTAACGCAAGGATACGGAGAGAAAGACATCCAGCTCGTTAGAACTGTGGTCACTAGCTTTTACTCTAACTACACcaacgaagaagaagactcCGAAGACGTTTCTGTTTTCGTCAAAGTGGCGAAGCTCTTGGAGGAGTTTCTGTTATTAGCTGCGAGTGAGGATACTTCTCTGAAGCTGGAGGCGTTTGTGGCGTTAGGGGAGATCACGGCGGCGATTTCGCTCGGTGTTTTGAGGTACTCAGATGGGATTTACAGAGCGGTTGATGTTTTCTTGGAGAGGCGTGGATACTTGACCGAGTCTGAGAAGATGGAAGCTTGTAAGGTTCTTGACTGTAAGAAACTTTCTAGGCAAGGATGCGAGGAAGCTGCGAAGAACCAGAGGCTTCCTCTTAGGGTTGTTGTTCAGATTTTGTTTGTTCCTCAGCTTCAGATAAGGGATACAGTGGCGAAAGAGATTAAGGGAGGAGAAGAGAAGGTAGAGGAAGAAGAGGTTACGGTTTGGAGCGATGAGGATGAGATGGAGAAGATGAGTGAGAAGCTGTTAGGGATGGAGATTCAGGATCATGAATGTGTTATTCATCGATGGAAGAAGGCGAAGAAGGTAAGTGTGTGGAGTCAAGTGAAGAGGAAGTTTGGTTGCTTGACTacttcttcttcagatgatgcttGCACCTGTGATGccaagaacaacaacaagaagaagaagattcatcatctctacaaataa